The following coding sequences lie in one Arachis stenosperma cultivar V10309 chromosome 5, arast.V10309.gnm1.PFL2, whole genome shotgun sequence genomic window:
- the LOC130980382 gene encoding uric acid degradation bifunctional protein TTL-like, with product MEERDLLECCGSIKFASEMASASPFSSLQHALDVASNIWCNKLNVHSWLIALNAHTNICEKSPFSHAFYTNTPMDSITEEIYALSVQYLQRHGFPYFTTSSEWDADVILMDLKELLVIFSNANFPSEAANNDNLTADEDDFDLNIDINMYII from the exons ATGGAAGAGCGCGATTTGCTTGAATGCTGTGGAAGCATCAAGTTTGCATCGGAGATGGCTTCTGCTTCTCCATTCTCCTCGTTGCAACACGCACTCGATGTGGCCTCCAATATTTGGTGTAACAAGCTTAATGTGCATTCTTGGCTGATAGCACTCAATGCTCACACCAATATCTGTGAAAAGTCGCCCTTCTCACATGCATTCTACACTAATACCCCAATGGATTCTATTACAGAG GAGATATATGCACTTAGCGTGCAGTATCTGCAAAGGCATGGATTTCCATATTTTACTACTTCTTCTGAATGGGATGCAGATGTTATACTAATGGATCTAAAG GAACTTTTAGTGATCTTTTCGAATGCAAATTTTCCCTCCGAAGCAGCTAATAATGATAACTTGACTGCTGATGAAGATGATTTTGAtctaaatatagatataaatatGTACATTATCTAA